The following are encoded in a window of Syngnathoides biaculeatus isolate LvHL_M chromosome 3, ASM1980259v1, whole genome shotgun sequence genomic DNA:
- the LOC133497655 gene encoding uncharacterized protein LOC133497655 isoform X3 has protein sequence MNRHLRRERQQWNFRVGQEEAAPRHGEEEEEQQTLRIKEEEEDEEEGADFTALPFNGIIVKIEGDDDAQEGDGDHGGGAQTDILLAARPKSDDTSSHADEERAVYGGAGGWSSAPLLTSKLQIWACSSFSIFPVFLEIRR, from the exons ATGAACCGGCATCTTCGTCGTGAGCGGCAGCAGTGGAACTTCAGGGTGGGGCAGGAGGAGGCAGCGCCCCGACATGgcgaagaggaagaagagcaaCAGACCCTccgcatcaaagaggaggaggaggacgaggaggagggcgCCGATTTCACCGCGCTGCCCTTTAACGGCATCATTGTGAAGATCGAAGGCGATGATGATGCACAGGAAGGTGACGGAGACCACGGTGGAGGCGCACAAACGGACATCCTGCTCGCCGCGCGACCTAAAAGTGACGACACGTCGTCACACGCTGATGAAGAACGCG CAGTGTACGGTGGTGCTGGCGGGTGGAGCAGCGCCCCTCTTCTGACGTCAAAACTGCAAATCTGGGCTTGCAGCTCTTTCTCCATTTTTCCCGTCTTCCTGGAAATCCGCCGATGA
- the LOC133497592 gene encoding zinc finger protein OZF-like, giving the protein MCAQVKEEEYEEELCGRNEDDERQAQLLEAAFQKSQDGSRRAECSKQNLPPERQECNLKVEQRRRVKKEAEEEEELEYPCVKEEDEEEEEPVRIKEEEEGVTIIVKSEDEEAQGQWSPLHPGQREENGGAEPPSGSSGPRLTTEGLGARCRASQADCLLAPLSESDDITSHSSDTENERNSKEKPFACLFCSTRFGVHSRLVQHMRKHTGEKPFSCAVCSQTFSQKGALTRHTRTHSGEKPFSCSVCGKGFTQKEHLVTHTRTHTGEKPFSCSVCGKSFSIKGNLITHTKIHTGEKAFVCSVCDLSFVDRSSLVQHVRTHTGEKPFSCSVCGKRFTQRGQLTTHSRTHTGEKPFSCSVCNLGFGDRSTLVLHMRTHTGEKPFSCSVCNKRFSQRAHLRTHTRTHTGEKPFACSVCPISFADRSSLVQHTRIHTGEKVFGCNVCEQRFSYKYQMNKHKCTGEKSSST; this is encoded by the exons ATGTGTGCACAAGTCAAAGAAGAAGAGTACGAGGAGGAACTTTGTGGAAGAAACGAGGACGACGAGCGACAAGCTCAACTACTGGAAGCTGCTTTCCAAAAGTCTCAGGATGGCTCACGCAGAG CTGAGTGCAGCAAACAAAATCTTCCTCCTGAACGCCAAGAGTGCAACTTGAAAGTGGAACAGCGGAGGCGTGTTAAGAAGGAggcggaggaagaggaagagctcGAGTACCCctgtgttaaagaagaagatgaagaggaggaagagcccGTCCGCatcaaagaagaggaagagggcgTCACCATCATTGTAAAGAGTGAAGATGAAGAAGCCCAAGGTCAGTGGTCCCCGCTTCATCCGGGTCAACGGGAGGAGAACGGAGGGGCGGAACCCCCGAGCGGCAGCTCAGGTCCCCGCCTGACAACAGAAGGCCTCGGAGCTCGCTGCCGAGCGTCGCAAGCCGACTGCCTCTTGGCGCCACTGTCAGAGAGTGACGACATCACGTCGCACTCTTCTGACACTGAGAATGAGCGAAATTCAAAggagaaaccttttgcttgTTTATTCTGCAGCACACGTTTTGGTGTTCATTCGCGTTTGGTTCAACATATGAGAAAACACACTGGGGAAAAGCCCTTTTCCTGCGCAGTGTGCAGCCAGACATTCTCTCAAAAAGGCGCATTGACcagacacacaagaacgcactcGGGGGAGAAACCGTTTTCTTGTTCAGTCTGCGGCAAAGGATTTACTCAGAAGGAACATTTAGTAACGCACACCAGAACGCACACAGGAGAGAAACCGTTTTCATGCTCAGTGTGTGGTAAAAGTTTCTCCATCAAGGGAAATCTGATaacgcacacaaaaatacatactgGAGAGAAAGCTTTTGTCTGCTCCGTCTGCGACCTAAGTTTTGTTGATCGTTCATCGTTGGTTCAACACGTAAGAACACATACCGGGGAGAAACCTTTCTCCTGTTCAGTCTGTGGTAAAAGATTTACTCAGAGGGGGCAGTTGACGACACACTCGAgaacacacacgggagaaaagcccttttcctgctcagtttgcaaCCTGGGTTTCGGCGATCGTTCCACGTTGGTACTCCACATGAGAACGCACACCGgggagaagcctttttcctgctccgTTTGCAATAAAAGGTTTTCCCAGAGAGCGCATTTAAGAACGCACACAAGGACgcacaccggagagaaaccttttgcctgttcCGTCTGCCCCATAAGTTTTGCGGATCGTTCGTCGCTGGTTCAACACACGAGAATCCACACCGGTGAGAAAGTGTTCGGCTGCAACGTGTGTGAGCAAAGGTTCTCGTACAAGTATCAGATGAACAAACACAAGTGTACTGGTGAGAAGAGCAGCAGTACGTGA
- the LOC133497481 gene encoding zinc finger protein 771-like — protein sequence MCKVEMLRALLSQRLNAAVEEILLVFERTIAEYEDELCRTKEENERQRQLLDALFKKPTHLPDVSEEDLHGERPEREEPEPEPEPPYIKVEEEGGHPPGSDFSVYRVVVKSEDDEDRGQREESGAAEPPGGSSAFGRRKRSAARRRSQTAATPRPTPTTSAPKGTCFTFQSALFQHMETHFGEKPQCPQCDKTFGNKRNLIRHMRRHTGEKPCVCSFCGERFSLKRSLIRHIRTHIGEKTFSCTVCNTTFCYQSGLSKHMKKHAGEKAEVKCGDVA from the exons ATGTGCAAAGTGGAGATGCTGAGAGCCTTGCTGAGCCAGCGGCTCAATGCGGCCGTCGAAGAAATTCTGCTCGTCTTTGAAAGAACAATCGCAGAGTACGAGGACGAACTTTGTCGGACCAAAGAGGAGAACGAGAGGCAGCGGCAACTGCTGGACGCCCTTTTCAAAAAGCCGACACACCTCCCAG ACGTCAGTGAAGAAGATCTTCATGGCGAGCGTCCGGAGCGAGAAGAGCCGGAGCCGGAGCCGGAGCCGCCTTACATCAAAGTGGAAGAGGAGGGCGggcacccgccggggtcggacTTCTCGGTGTATCGCGTCGTCGTAAAGAGTGAAGACGACGAGGACAGAGGTCAGCGAGAGGAGAGCGGAGCGGCGGAGCCGCCCGGCGGCAGCTCCGCTTTCGGGCGGCGAAAGCGGAGCGCCGCTCGGCGCCGCTCTCAGACAGCGGCGACACCGCGTCCGACACCGACGACGAGCGCTCCAAAGGGGACGTG TTTTACTTTTCAGTCGGCGCTCTTCCAACACATGGAGACGCACTTCGGGGAGAAACCGCAATGCCCTCAGTGCGACAAAACCTTCGGCAACAAGAGGAATCTGATCAGACACATGCGGCGTCACACGGGAGAGAAACCCTGCGTGTGCTCCTTCTGCGGCGAACGCTTCTCCCTCAAGAGAAGTTTGATACGGCACATCAGAACACACATCGGAGAAAAAACCTTCTCCTGCACCGTCTGCAACACGACTTTCTGCTATCAGTCGGGTTTGAGCAAGCACATGAAGAAACACGCCGGCGAGAAAGCTGAAGTCAAGTGCGGCGATGTGGCGTGA
- the LOC133497631 gene encoding gastrula zinc finger protein XlCGF8.2DB-like isoform X1, which translates to MSASVAKEECEGGRLRTKKEKERQRRLLDAGFQKPTDVLRGADVGEDHPRPERRQPPSPNVKGEAEERAPPRVKEEEQEADVSAFPLTRVNVKSEEDDGEGRRGASRDDSLLPPLSDSDDLTSHSSETDDDERSQVDSRSKRWKCSQCKKTFVAKYTLKVHMRIHTGEKPFACSVCGKTFTQRGHLGSHVRKHTGEKPFVCSFCGKRFSGKGNLRTHTRTHTVEKPFGCSVCGKRFSIKGNLRTHTRTHTGEKPFACTVCGKRFSQKPNLITHARTHTGEKPFTCLVCGTTFSTKDGVIRHTKTHTGERPFPCLICGKRFSQKPNLAAHERTHGGEKHFVVTDSM; encoded by the exons ATGTCTGCAAGCGTCGCAAAAGAAGAGTGCGAGGGGGGCCGTTTGCGGACAAAAAAGGAGAAGGAGCGACAACGTCGATTACTGGACGCTGGTTTCCAAAAGCCGACAGATGTGTTGCGCGGAGCAG ATGTCGGCGAAGATCATCCCCGTCCCGAGCGGCGGCAGCCGCCGTCCCCTAACGTTAAAGGTGAAGCGGAGGAGAGAGCGCCGCCCCGcgttaaagaggaagagcaggaagcCGACGTCAGCGCTTTTCCGCTGACCCGTGTCAATGTCAAGAGTGAAGAGGATGACGGCGAAGGCCGCCGCGGAGCTTCCCGGGACGACAGCCTCTTGCCTCCGCTGTCGGACAGCGACGACTTAACGTCGCACTCCTCCGAGACGGACGACGACGAGCGCTCGCAAGTTGACAGCCGGAGCAAacgctggaaatgttctcagtgcAAGAAAACCTTCGTTGCCAAGTACACTTTGAAGGTACACATGCGCATacacaccggggagaaaccttttgcgTGCTCGGTTTGCGGGAAAACCTTCACTCAGAGGGGACATTTGGGATCGCACGTAAGAAAacacaccggggagaaacctttCGTCTGCTCATTTTGCGGGAAAAGATTCTCTGGAAAAGGAAACTTGAGGACGCACACGAGAACACACACTGTGGAAAAACCATTTGGGTGTTCAGTGTGCGGTAAAAGATTCTCGATAAAGGGAAACTTAAGAACGCACACGAGAActcacactggagagaaaccttttgcctgcacGGTTTGCGGGAAAAGATTCTCTCAGAAGCCAAATTTGATTACGCAcgcaagaacgcacactggggagaaaccgTTCACCTGCTTGGTTTGCGGCACTACTTTCTCCACAAAAGACGGCGTCAtcagacacacaaaaacgcACACCGGGGAGAGACCTTTTCCCTGCTTgatttgtggtaaaagattctccCAAAAGCCAAATTTGGCTGCGCACGAAAGAACCCACGGTGGAGAGAAACACTTTGTGGTAACAGATTCAATGTGA
- the LOC133497627 gene encoding gastrula zinc finger protein XlCGF52.1-like, with protein MSAKARGERVAEFGGAKRGNDGLDAVFKEPRVVLHRTDVNREHFRNQLEQQEWSSEAAASRHVKEEEEEEPSNIKEEHPCIKEEDEEADVTSSPSPFVIVKVEGDAEERDGDRWGGGAQADELLAPRSGGGDTTAHSFDTDDDDDDDGGGGEHAKGHDDNKHLTCPQCGKTFGTKYTLRVHIMTHTGERPFACLVCGKRFSVKGVLKRHTRTHTGEKPFSCSVCGKRFSTKGHLNRHSTTHSGEKTFACPVCAQTFSEKENLKRHTRTHTGEKPFSCLVCGLKLSQKSNLTSHMKTHTGEKPFACSVCGKSFSLRTSLISHTRTHTGEKPFACSVCAKRFARKTYLKLHVQEHKLERKLLSA; from the exons ATGAGTGCGAAAGCAAGAGGGGAGCGTGTGGCGGAGTTTGGGGGAGCGAAAAGAGGGAACGACGGACTGGACGCCGTCTTCAAGGAGCCCCGAGTTGTGCTGCACCGAACAG ACGTCAATCGGGAACACTTCAGGAATCAACTGGAGCAGCAGGAGTGGAGCTCCGAGGCGGCGGCGTCCCGTCAcgtcaaagaggaggaggaggaggagccgtcaaacatcaaagaggagcaccCCTGCATTAaagaggaagacgaggaggcTGATGTCACGTCATCGCCGTCCCCCTTTGTCATTGTGAAGGTTGAAGGGGACGCAGAAGAGCGTGATGGAGACCGCTGGGGCGGAGGAGCTCAAGCAGACGAACTCTTGGCTCCACGCTCGGGGGGCGGCGACACAACGGCACACTCTTTTGACACtgacgatgacgatgacgatgatggtggtggtggtgaacaCGCCAAAGGTCACGATGACAACAAACACTTGACTTGCCCTCAGTGTGGCAAGACGTTTGGTACCAAGTACACTTTGAGAGTGCACATTATGACGCACACGGGAGAGAGACCCTTTGCCTGCTTAGTTTGCGGTAAACGATTCTCTGTAAAGGGAGTCCTGAAGaggcacacaagaacacacacgggagagaaacctttttcctgctcagtttgcgggaAAAGATTTTCTACAAAGGGACATTTGAATAGACACTCGACAACACACAGTGGCGAGAAAACCTTTGCCTGCCCAGTTTGCGCTCAAACGTTCTCTGAAAAGGAAAACTTAAAAAGGCACACGCGgacgcacactggagagaaacccttttcctgcttagtttgcggGCTCAAACTCTCTCAGAAGTCGAATTTAACAAGCCACATGAAAACGcatactggagagaaaccttttgcctgttcGGTGTGTGGCAAAAGTTTCTCTTTAAGGACAAGCTTAATAAGCCACaccagaacacacactggtgagaaaccttttgcatGTTCCGTTTGTGCTAAAAGGTTTGCCCGTAAGACATATTTAAAGTTGCACGTACAAGAGCACAAACTGGAGAGAAAACTCTTGTCCGCGTAG
- the LOC133497636 gene encoding gastrula zinc finger protein XlCGF8.2DB-like, with amino-acid sequence MCAKFVKEEDEEDVYGAKEEKEARRQLAGAPFNDFRRAAVTEDQLEPDPPHCKAEDEPSGPPRVKEEEEETAVAKLPFTCVIVKIEGDDDEDEDQCGRSQADSLLAPLSDSDAKMSDSDDDDEQSKGDVACQAEDKPWECSLCGKSFSAKKNLRRHLMLHTGEKPFSCSDCGKRFASKAHLHRHARTHTGEKPFSCSVCGLRVTQKINLINHMKTHTEEKPFACPFCRKGFARKAHLNRHTQIHTGGKAVVCSVCSLNFADRSTLAKHMREHTGGKPFSCSDCGKSFSQRRALTRHTRMHTGEKPFECSVCDKRFPQKYQVKKHKCVVDKCAMK; translated from the exons ATGTGTGCGAAATTTGTCAAagaagaggacgaggaggacgtgTATGGGgcaaaagaggagaaggaagcACGACGTCAACTGGCGGGCGCCCCTTTCAACGACTTCCGGAGAGCAG CCGTCACTGAAGACCAGCTGGAACCGGACCCTCCTCACTGTAAGGCCGAAGACGAGCCCTCAGGGCCTCCTCGcgttaaagaggaagaggaggagacggCTGTCGCCAAGCTGCCGTTCACTTGTGTCATCGTGAAGATTGAaggggatgatgatgaggatgaagacCAATGTGGACGATCACAAGCCGACAGCCTTTTAGCTCCACTCTCGGATAGCGACGCCAAAATGTCAGACtctgatgacgatgatgaacAATCCAAAGGTGACGTGGCGTGTCAAGCGGAGGACAAACCCTGGGAATGTTCCCTGTGTGGCAAGTCTTTCTCTGCCAAAAAAAACCTGAGAAGACACCTGATGCTCCATACAGGCGAAAAACCTTTCAGTTGCTCGgattgtggtaaaagattcgcCAGTAAGGCACATTTGCACAGACAcgcaagaacgcacactggagagaaacctttttcctgctcagtgtgCGGTCTTAGGGTAACTCAAAAGATTAATTTAATCAATCACATGAAAACGCACACTGAGGAGAAACCTTTCGCCTGCCCATTTTGCAGGAAAGGGTTTGCTCGTAAGGCACATTTGAACAGACACACCCAAATACACACCGGAGGCAAAGCCGTCGTCTGCTCAGTCTGCAGCTTAAATTTCGCCGATCGTTCCACTTTGGCAAAGCACATGAGAGAGCACACCGGGGGGAAACCCTTTTCCTGCTCGGATTGCGGTAAAAGTTTCTCTCAGAGACGCGCTCTGACAAGACACACAAGAATGCACACAGGAGAGAAACCTTTCGAGTGCAGTgtgtgtgataaaagattcCCTCAAAAGTATCAGGTCAAGAAACACAAGTGTGTTGTTGACAAATGCGCCATGAAATGA
- the LOC133497631 gene encoding uncharacterized protein LOC133497631 isoform X2 has product MSASVAKEECEGGRLRTKKEKERQRRLLDAGFQKPTDVLRGADVGEDHPRPERRQPPSPNVKGEAEERAPPRVKEEEQEADVSAFPLTRVNVKSEEDDGEGRRGASRDDSLLPPLSDSDDLTSHSSETDDDERSQVDSRSKRWKCSQCKKTFVAKYTLKPG; this is encoded by the exons ATGTCTGCAAGCGTCGCAAAAGAAGAGTGCGAGGGGGGCCGTTTGCGGACAAAAAAGGAGAAGGAGCGACAACGTCGATTACTGGACGCTGGTTTCCAAAAGCCGACAGATGTGTTGCGCGGAGCAG ATGTCGGCGAAGATCATCCCCGTCCCGAGCGGCGGCAGCCGCCGTCCCCTAACGTTAAAGGTGAAGCGGAGGAGAGAGCGCCGCCCCGcgttaaagaggaagagcaggaagcCGACGTCAGCGCTTTTCCGCTGACCCGTGTCAATGTCAAGAGTGAAGAGGATGACGGCGAAGGCCGCCGCGGAGCTTCCCGGGACGACAGCCTCTTGCCTCCGCTGTCGGACAGCGACGACTTAACGTCGCACTCCTCCGAGACGGACGACGACGAGCGCTCGCAAGTTGACAGCCGGAGCAAacgctggaaatgttctcagtgcAAGAAAACCTTCGTTGCCAAGTACACTTTGAAG ccaggatag
- the LOC133497482 gene encoding zinc finger protein 835-like produces the protein MIAEDEDDFCPTNDENEPQRHFPGEVFKPQPESHAGEGVTEDLHVERRDAEPEEPKSPKRPHAKDEGAEKELQPSNVKEEEEEHSICQEEEGDAVPRFPFTVVHVKSEDDGDDGNRRGGGRRAEGLSDCNNTTPGVEESESRADGTHLTCAQCRKTFTNRRNLRRHAIIHTGEKPFMCSLCGKRFFQKGSMITHTRKHTGEKPFRCSVCNKSFSDYSTLVKHTRTHTGEKPFSCSVCGKSFSQKVAMKTHTRTHTGEKSFPCSVCHRSFNVRSTLVHHMRTHTGEKPFTCSVCAKCFGHPAGLARHMRTHTGEKPFSCSTCGRRFTIRKTLVQHVRTHTGEKPYICSICGQSFSQGGALQRHVRSHTGDKPFSCSVCDKRFNDKYKVKKHKCAGDKSSGPGSAGKCHILTRLSRDGTESMIAQYEEEICRTREEKERQRHLLEAVLKHHEEVHRAGVHEEERQQRRCGVEREGPEAPDIKEEEEEDDGHDAGQERERFRRQREVDPTRLPFHRVIVKSEDDDEEGDGDHRGGSQTDSLLTPRSDSDNASPSPDPDDDERSKGDDDKRLACRQCHKTFSNNANLRRHTMIHTGEKPFMCSVCGQRFSQKTSMVTHARTHTGEKPFSCSVCRKRFSDYSTLTKHARTHTGEKPFSCSICSKSFSQKATMRIHARTHTGEKAFFCSVCNTSFNVRSTLVQHMRTHTGEKPFTCSACGKSFGHPAALARHMRTHTGEKVFNCSVCAQRFSYKYQVSKHKCVGGQQQQQQ, from the exons aTGATAGCAGAGGACGAGGACGACTTTTGTCCAACAAACGACGAGAACGAGCCACAGCGTCACTTTCCGGGCGAGGTTTTCAAGCCTCAACCAGAATCACACGCAGGAG AAGGTGTCACTGAAGATCTTCATGTTGAGCGGCGGGACGCCGAGCCGGAGGAGCCAAAATCCCCAAAACGTCCACACGCGAAAGACGAAGGAGCAGAGAAGGAGCTGCAGCCCTCAAAtgtcaaagaggaagaggaggagcacAGCATCTGTCAGGAGGAAGAGGGCGACGCCGTCCCCCGTTTTCCATTCACTGTTGTCCACGTGAAGAGCGAAGATGACGGCGACGACGGAAACCGCCGCGGTGGAGGACGCCGAGCAGAGGGCCTCTCGGACTGCAACAACACGACGCCGGGAGTGGAAGAGTCTGAGAGTCGCGCTGACGGCACGCACTTGACGTGCGCTCAGTGCCGCAAGACTTTTACCAACAGGAGGAATCTCCGAAGACACGCGATCAttcacacgggagaaaaacctttcatGTGTTCACTCTGTGGGAAGCGATTCTTTCAGAAAGGCTCTATGataacacacacaagaaagcacactggagaaaaaccttttcgCTGCTCGGTCTGCAACAAATCCTTTAGTGATTATTCAACGTTAGTGAAACACACGAGAACACACACCGGGGAGAAGCCCTTTTCGTGCTCCGTCTGTGGGAAAAGCTTCTCCCAGAAGGTGgccatgaaaacacacacaaggacacacactggGGAAAAATCCTTTCCCTGCTCCGTCTGCCACAGAAGTTTTAATGTTCGTTCAACGTTGGTTCACCACATGAGAACTCACACCGGCGAGAAACCTTTTACCTGCTCGGTGTGCGCCAAATGTTTCGGACATCCTGCGGGACTGGCGAGGCACATGAGAAcgcacaccggggagaaacccttttcctgcTCCACCTGCGGCAGACGTTTTACCATTCGCAAGACTTTGGTTCAACACGTgagaacgcacactggagagaaaccgtACATCTGCTCAATTTGTGGACAGAGCTTCTCTCAGGGCGGCGCTTTACAAAGACACGTGAGGTCGCACACTGGTGACAAACCGTTTAGCTGCAGCGTGTGCGACAAAAGATTCAATGATAAGTATAAAGTTAAGAAGCACAAGTGTGCTGGTGACAAGAGCAGCGGACCAGGAAGTGCAGGAAAATGTCACATTCTCACAA gattatcgCGTGACGGTACGGAAAGCATGATAGCGCAGTACGAGGAGGAGATTTGTCGAACGAGGGAGGAAAAAGAGCGACAACGTCATCTACTGGAAGCTGTTTTGAAGCATCACGAAGAAGTCCACAGAGCCG GTGTCCATGAAGAAGAGCGGCAGCAGCGACGCTGCGGCGTGGAACGGGAGGGGCCCGAGGCCCCAGacatcaaagaagaagaagaagaagatgacggACACGACGCGGGCCAGGAGCGAGAGCGCTTTCGACGGCAGCGGGAAGTCGATCCCACCCGGCTGCCCTTTCACCGCGTCATCGTGAAGAGCGAAGATGACGACGAGGAAGGCGACGGCGACCACCGCGGAGGATCCCAAACCGACAGCCTCTTGACTCCGCGGTCGGATAGCGACAACGCGTCGCCTTCTCCTGACCCTGACGATGACGAGCGCTCAAAAGGGGACGACGACAAACGGTTGGCGTGTCGGCAGTGTCACAAAACGTTTAGCAACAATGCAAATCTGAGAAGACACACGATGATCCACaccggagaaaaacctttcatgtgctcagtttgcggtcaaagattctctcagaaAACATCGATGGTCACGCACGCGAGAacgcacacgggagaaaaacctttttcctgctcggTGTGCCGCAAACGCTTCAGTGATTATTCGACTTTGACCAAACACGCGAGGACGCACACGGGCGAGAAACCCTTTTCGTGCTccatctgcagtaaaagcttcTCCCAGAAGGCGACGATGAGAATACACGCGCGAACACACACTGGGGAAAAAGCGTTTTTCTGCTCGGTCTGTAATACGAGTTTTAACGTCCGTTCCACGTTGGTCCAGCACATGAGAACGCACaccggtgagaaaccttttaccTGCTCGGCGTGCGGCAAAAGTTTTGGCCATCCTGCAGCGCTGGCGAGGCATATGAGAACACACACCGGGGAGAAAGTGTTCAATTGCAGCGTGTGCGCGCAGCGATTCTCCTACAAGTATCAGGTGAGCAAACACAAGTGCGTCGGTggacaacagcagcagcagcagtga
- the LOC133497655 gene encoding uncharacterized protein LOC133497655 isoform X1 — MRVFIYISWTSCITNLRCFCALMESIPGCTAGGSAGNSEVPGSIPAPPVWTLHVLPVPAWVPSRRGLLPDDSWDGLRHYRDPYMNRHLRRERQQWNFRVGQEEAAPRHGEEEEEQQTLRIKEEEEDEEEGADFTALPFNGIIVKIEGDDDAQEGDGDHGGGAQTDILLAARPKSDDTSSHADEERAVYGGAGGWSSAPLLTSKLQIWACSSFSIFPVFLEIRR; from the exons ATGCGtgtctttatttacatttcGTGGACGTCCTGCATTACCAATTTGCGTTGTTTTTGTGCTCTGATGGAATCTATCCCGGGCTGCACGgcgggtggctcagctggtaattctgaggtcccgggttcgatcccggccccgcccgtgtggactttgcatgttctccccgtgcctgcttgggttccGTCCAGGCGGggactcctgcccgatgacagctgggatgggctccgccactatcgtgaccctt ACATGAACCGGCATCTTCGTCGTGAGCGGCAGCAGTGGAACTTCAGGGTGGGGCAGGAGGAGGCAGCGCCCCGACATGgcgaagaggaagaagagcaaCAGACCCTccgcatcaaagaggaggaggaggacgaggaggagggcgCCGATTTCACCGCGCTGCCCTTTAACGGCATCATTGTGAAGATCGAAGGCGATGATGATGCACAGGAAGGTGACGGAGACCACGGTGGAGGCGCACAAACGGACATCCTGCTCGCCGCGCGACCTAAAAGTGACGACACGTCGTCACACGCTGATGAAGAACGCG CAGTGTACGGTGGTGCTGGCGGGTGGAGCAGCGCCCCTCTTCTGACGTCAAAACTGCAAATCTGGGCTTGCAGCTCTTTCTCCATTTTTCCCGTCTTCCTGGAAATCCGCCGATGA
- the LOC133497655 gene encoding uncharacterized protein LOC133497655 isoform X2 → MRVFIYISWTSCITNLRCFCALMESIPGCTAGGSAGNSEVPGSIPAPPVWTLHVLPVPAWVPSRRGLLPDDSWDGLRHYRDPYMNRHLRRERQQWNFRVGQEEAAPRHGEEEEEQQTLRIKEEEEDEEEGADFTALPFNGIIVKIEGDDDAQEGDGDHGGGAQTDILLAARPKSDDTSSHADEERVYGGAGGWSSAPLLTSKLQIWACSSFSIFPVFLEIRR, encoded by the exons ATGCGtgtctttatttacatttcGTGGACGTCCTGCATTACCAATTTGCGTTGTTTTTGTGCTCTGATGGAATCTATCCCGGGCTGCACGgcgggtggctcagctggtaattctgaggtcccgggttcgatcccggccccgcccgtgtggactttgcatgttctccccgtgcctgcttgggttccGTCCAGGCGGggactcctgcccgatgacagctgggatgggctccgccactatcgtgaccctt ACATGAACCGGCATCTTCGTCGTGAGCGGCAGCAGTGGAACTTCAGGGTGGGGCAGGAGGAGGCAGCGCCCCGACATGgcgaagaggaagaagagcaaCAGACCCTccgcatcaaagaggaggaggaggacgaggaggagggcgCCGATTTCACCGCGCTGCCCTTTAACGGCATCATTGTGAAGATCGAAGGCGATGATGATGCACAGGAAGGTGACGGAGACCACGGTGGAGGCGCACAAACGGACATCCTGCTCGCCGCGCGACCTAAAAGTGACGACACGTCGTCACACGCTGATGAAGAACGCG TGTACGGTGGTGCTGGCGGGTGGAGCAGCGCCCCTCTTCTGACGTCAAAACTGCAAATCTGGGCTTGCAGCTCTTTCTCCATTTTTCCCGTCTTCCTGGAAATCCGCCGATGA